Proteins from a genomic interval of Gossypium hirsutum isolate 1008001.06 chromosome A09, Gossypium_hirsutum_v2.1, whole genome shotgun sequence:
- the LOC107889172 gene encoding 60S ribosomal protein L10a-1, with protein MSKLQSDALREAISTIVAQSKEKQRKFIETIELQIGLKNYDPQKDKRFSGSVKLPHIPRPKMKICMLGDAQHVEEAEKIGLDYMDVEALKKLNKNKKLVKKLAKKYHAFLASESVIKQIPRLLGPGLNKAGKFPTLVTHQESLESKVNETKAMVKFQLKKVLCMGVAVGNVAMEEKQIFQNVQMSVNFLVSLLKKNWQNVRCLYLKSTMGPSNRIF; from the exons ATGAG TAAGCTTCAGAGTGATGCCCTTAGAGAAGCTATTTCAACCATTGTAGCTCAGTCCAAGGAGAAGCAGCGTAAGTTTATTGAGACTATTGAACTCCAGATTGGGTTGAAAAACTATGATCCCCAAAAAGACAAGCGTTTCAGTGGTTCCGTGAAGTTGCCACACATTCCTCGACCTAAAATGAAGATCTGCATGCTTGGAGATGCCCAGCATGTTGAAGAG GCAGAGAAGATAGGTTTGGATTATATGGATGTTGAAGCACTGAAGAAGCTAAACAAGAACAAGAAGTTGGTCAAAAAGCTTGCCAAGAAGTATCATGCTTTTTTGGCTTCTGAATCTGTTATCAAGCAGATCCCTCGTCTCCTGGGTCCTGGTCTCAACAAAGCCG GGAAATTCCCAACCCTTGTTACTCACCAGGAATCGCTAGAGTCCAAAGTGAATGAGACCAAGGCGATGGTTAAGTTCCAGCTGAAGAAGGTTCTTTGCATGGGAGTTGCCGTTGGGAATGTTGCGATGGAGGAGAAGCAGATCTTCCAAAATGTGCAAATGAGCGTCAATTTCCTGGTTTCATTGTTGAAGAAAAACTGGCAAAAC GTGAGGTGCCTCTACTTGAAGAGTACCATGGGCCCATCAAACAGGATCTTTTGA